The Candidatus Kapaibacterium sp. genome has a segment encoding these proteins:
- a CDS encoding SoxR reducing system RseC family protein: MEELLETGTVISIENDVAQVRLHTKEKCGDCNSIFCGINEKGDNILTARTKADTKVGDSVTISIRGKTLVAATMVLYVVPMILLTVAIYVGIYALGLSELYSFGLSLAVLGVHYLIVYFTGLLSKQQSQIPQIVERE, translated from the coding sequence ATGGAAGAGTTACTCGAAACCGGTACGGTTATTTCCATTGAAAACGATGTTGCTCAAGTAAGGCTGCATACCAAAGAAAAGTGCGGCGATTGCAACAGTATTTTCTGCGGCATCAACGAAAAAGGCGACAACATACTCACTGCCAGAACCAAAGCCGATACAAAAGTCGGTGATAGCGTTACGATTTCAATTCGCGGCAAAACGCTTGTTGCAGCAACGATGGTGCTATATGTAGTGCCAATGATATTGCTGACAGTTGCGATTTATGTTGGGATATATGCGCTCGGTTTATCGGAGCTCTATTCATTCGGCTTATCATTAGCTGTGCTCGGCGTTCATTATTTGATTGTATATTTCACCGGACTTCTCTCTAAACAGCAATCACAAATACCACAGATTGTGGAGAGAGAGTAG
- a CDS encoding alkaline phosphatase, which yields MKSNRFKFLCFTLFVFAIFQFQASSQGNYKTPKNVIIMIADGWSESCIDATEYFNDGEKGTSVYRDFDIQLYMSTYPANISDKDIPQKWSVGYNSYLAWSDFEYAKNGATGSGAAGTALATGVKTYNGAIGMDLSKKPLPNLTEKFKSIGRAAGVITSVYFSHATPATFVAHNVHRDNYPEIALSMLLDSKVDVIMGAGHPYYDNSGKKVNESDYNYKLVGGKKAWYDLKAGKKTFSTKSLSGNSTVQDIDGDGKADKWTLIESREEFQKLMTGETPKRVVGVPKVLETLQNNRTEEKSAKAFETPFNNEVPTLAEMTKAAINVLDNNEKGFFLMIEGGAVDWANHGNNAPHMIEEMTDFNMSVKAVVDWVESNSSWDETLVIVTGDHDCGYITGPIENNNNPNTNPVINNGKGNMPGLRYNHTNHTNILIPFYAKGAGSDMYNRLANNSDMIRGRYIDLTDIPNAIFMLLEVGK from the coding sequence ATGAAATCGAATAGATTTAAGTTTCTCTGTTTCACGCTTTTTGTGTTTGCGATTTTTCAATTCCAAGCCTCTTCGCAAGGCAATTACAAAACACCTAAAAATGTAATCATAATGATTGCAGACGGCTGGTCTGAATCATGTATAGATGCCACAGAATATTTCAATGATGGCGAAAAGGGCACATCTGTGTATCGAGATTTCGATATTCAGCTGTATATGTCAACATATCCTGCAAATATTTCGGATAAGGACATTCCCCAAAAATGGAGTGTAGGATATAACTCATATCTTGCATGGTCTGATTTTGAATACGCCAAAAATGGTGCTACCGGTTCAGGAGCCGCAGGTACTGCTTTAGCAACGGGCGTAAAGACTTATAACGGTGCCATTGGTATGGATTTGTCAAAGAAACCATTGCCCAATTTAACAGAGAAGTTCAAATCTATCGGGAGGGCTGCCGGAGTGATTACATCAGTTTATTTTTCCCATGCAACTCCTGCTACTTTTGTTGCACATAATGTTCATAGGGATAATTACCCGGAAATCGCGCTTTCCATGCTTCTCGATAGCAAGGTAGATGTGATAATGGGCGCCGGGCATCCCTATTACGACAACTCCGGAAAGAAAGTAAACGAAAGCGATTACAATTATAAGCTCGTTGGTGGGAAAAAAGCTTGGTACGATTTGAAAGCAGGCAAAAAAACATTTTCGACTAAATCACTTTCAGGAAATAGCACAGTCCAAGATATTGACGGCGACGGAAAAGCTGACAAATGGACTTTAATCGAATCTCGTGAAGAGTTCCAAAAATTGATGACGGGGGAGACTCCAAAAAGAGTTGTCGGTGTGCCAAAGGTTTTGGAAACATTGCAAAATAATAGGACGGAGGAGAAATCCGCTAAAGCATTCGAAACCCCATTCAATAATGAAGTGCCAACACTTGCTGAAATGACAAAAGCTGCGATTAACGTGTTGGATAATAACGAAAAGGGCTTTTTCTTAATGATTGAGGGCGGAGCAGTTGATTGGGCGAATCACGGAAATAACGCTCCACATATGATTGAAGAGATGACCGATTTCAATATGTCAGTTAAAGCGGTAGTGGATTGGGTCGAAAGTAACAGCTCATGGGATGAAACTTTGGTAATCGTTACCGGTGACCATGATTGCGGCTATATCACCGGACCCATAGAAAACAACAACAACCCAAACACAAACCCCGTCATCAATAATGGCAAAGGCAATATGCCCGGCTTGAGATATAATCATACAAACCACACAAATATTTTGATTCCATTTTATGCCAAAGGAGCCGGAAGCGACATGTACAATCGTTTAGCAAACAATTCGGACATGATTCGCGGACGATATATAGATTTGACCGATATTCCCAACGCAATCTTCATGCTATTGGAAGTCGGGAAGTAG
- a CDS encoding IS1182 family transposase: MRPKFKYYNQSQAFLLPPSLDEMIKETHPVRTINKIIDEIDISDIENNYIGGGATSYSPRMLLKILVYAYMNNVYSSRRIENLVQENIHYMWLSGMQKPDHNTINRFRSKRLASGLKEVFSKVVMLFHEAGILDIKDIYTDGTKIEANANKYSFVWGKNIRTRKEKILQQVNELWKYALQVSAEEMRDVRPQSYEEINPESITETIEEINKVLVKKKIDKNVRAKLTRVKKTWSEQLRKYEAYEKQMNGRNSCSKTDPDAVFMRMKEDRMQNGQLKAAYNWQISTNNQIVVNYSIHQTPGDTSTFVEHIESYKRQYREYPNSITADAGYGSHENYKYAEDNNIEAYIKYNYFHKEQKSKWQKDISKSDNLYYNEEQDCYYCPMGQAMENIGEKEKITLNGYKQIVSRYRAKNCVGCSLRAACHEGADNRTIEINKEAKRLREQAKSRLMSHEGVKKRKRRPIEPEAVFGNIKHNKQFRRFLLRGKEKVEIEVGLLALAHNLSKFVA, translated from the coding sequence ATGAGACCAAAGTTTAAATACTATAATCAATCACAAGCGTTTCTACTACCTCCATCTCTTGATGAAATGATTAAAGAAACTCATCCTGTTAGGACAATAAATAAAATTATTGATGAAATTGATATAAGCGATATCGAAAACAATTACATCGGTGGCGGAGCTACCAGCTACAGCCCGAGAATGCTTCTGAAAATACTCGTATATGCTTATATGAATAATGTCTATTCAAGCCGAAGAATAGAAAATTTAGTGCAAGAAAATATTCATTATATGTGGCTAAGCGGTATGCAAAAGCCGGATCACAATACAATCAATCGCTTCCGCAGTAAACGCTTGGCAAGCGGCTTGAAAGAAGTATTCTCTAAAGTAGTAATGCTATTTCATGAAGCCGGAATTTTGGATATTAAAGATATATATACAGACGGCACGAAAATAGAAGCAAATGCCAATAAATACAGTTTTGTTTGGGGTAAAAATATCCGAACCCGTAAAGAAAAAATATTACAACAAGTCAATGAATTGTGGAAATACGCACTTCAGGTAAGCGCAGAAGAAATGCGAGACGTCCGACCACAGAGCTATGAAGAGATAAATCCCGAGAGTATAACTGAAACAATAGAAGAAATAAATAAAGTATTGGTAAAAAAAAAGATTGATAAAAATGTACGCGCTAAACTGACAAGAGTGAAGAAAACTTGGTCTGAACAATTAAGGAAATATGAAGCATACGAAAAGCAAATGAACGGTCGCAACAGTTGTTCAAAAACCGACCCTGATGCAGTATTTATGCGAATGAAAGAAGACCGCATGCAAAACGGACAACTAAAAGCTGCTTACAACTGGCAAATAAGTACAAACAATCAAATAGTGGTCAATTACAGCATTCATCAAACACCCGGAGACACTTCAACATTTGTTGAACATATAGAATCATATAAACGCCAATATCGTGAATATCCTAATTCAATCACAGCTGATGCAGGTTATGGGAGTCATGAGAATTACAAATATGCAGAAGACAATAATATCGAAGCCTATATCAAATACAATTATTTTCATAAAGAGCAGAAAAGCAAGTGGCAGAAAGACATCAGCAAGTCCGACAATCTATATTACAACGAAGAACAGGACTGTTACTATTGCCCAATGGGTCAAGCGATGGAAAATATCGGAGAGAAAGAAAAAATAACTTTGAACGGATACAAACAAATAGTTAGCCGATATAGAGCCAAAAACTGCGTCGGTTGCTCGCTGCGAGCGGCTTGTCACGAAGGAGCTGACAATCGAACGATAGAAATAAACAAAGAAGCAAAACGACTAAGAGAGCAAGCAAAATCCCGACTGATGAGTCATGAAGGTGTGAAAAAACGAAAACGACGACCAATTGAACCGGAAGCGGTTTTTGGCAATATCAAACACAACAAACAATTTAGAAGATTTTTACTGAGAGGCAAAGAAAAAGTAGAAATCGAAGTTGGACTATTGGCTCTAGCCCACAATCTGAGCAAATTTGTAGCTTAA
- the rsxA gene encoding electron transport complex subunit RsxA, with protein MEIILIFLSSAIVNNFVLAYFLGICPFVGVSSKLSSAFSMGMATTFVMVITAIVTWLIYNLILIPYNLEFLQYVSFILVIASLVQFVEMFVKKVSQPLYRALGIFLPLITTNCAILGLALFIVLKEYSFIEGIFYGIGAGVGFTMAIAIMAGIREEIELADVPKAFRGAPITMVIAGILALAFMGFAGMISV; from the coding sequence ATGGAAATAATCTTAATATTCTTATCATCAGCAATAGTTAACAACTTTGTTTTAGCATATTTTCTTGGTATTTGTCCATTTGTTGGTGTATCAAGCAAATTATCGTCAGCCTTTTCGATGGGAATGGCAACTACATTCGTCATGGTAATAACAGCAATTGTAACTTGGTTAATTTACAATTTGATTTTAATTCCATATAATCTGGAATTTCTGCAATATGTGTCATTTATCCTGGTAATTGCTTCGCTTGTGCAATTTGTGGAAATGTTTGTCAAAAAGGTAAGCCAACCGCTATACCGTGCATTGGGCATCTTTCTGCCACTTATAACAACAAATTGTGCTATATTGGGTTTGGCATTGTTCATAGTATTGAAAGAATATAGTTTTATCGAAGGTATATTCTACGGAATTGGAGCAGGTGTTGGCTTTACGATGGCAATTGCTATTATGGCAGGCATCCGTGAGGAAATCGAGTTGGCAGATGTGCCGAAAGCATTTCGCGGTGCACCGATTACTATGGTGATTGCCGGTATCTTAGCACTTGCGTTTATGGGATTTGCAGGAATGATTTCAGTATAA
- a CDS encoding FAD:protein FMN transferase, translated as MKKIVFILLIVLFSTSCDKSNDVAKDPFVRSTISMGTSLEIKVLDFDEDSATVITNLAIEEAERINQKFSTYIDDNYMAWLNSVNDEIIKVDDETYILLERCDKIHKLTLGGFDPAVGNLIELLGFENGSPHLPSQHQIDSVLKEVGWKHVELLDSNVIKKKSHIKLNFGGIAKGYAVYRLYHMMETHGVSNFLINFGGEVIAKGDNWTVGIQHPRIQNELLGVLNLNQIGSATSGDYERFFKKDNKRYNHIINPVSGYPADECMSVTIIASDMTDADALATGVFVMGAKKGMEIIESIPEIEGMIIDSAGTTFMSSGFDKYFRSN; from the coding sequence ATGAAGAAAATTGTGTTCATATTATTGATAGTACTATTTTCGACTTCATGCGATAAATCAAATGATGTTGCAAAAGACCCATTTGTCAGGTCAACAATCAGTATGGGTACTTCGTTAGAAATCAAAGTTCTCGATTTCGACGAAGATTCGGCAACTGTAATTACCAATTTAGCGATTGAAGAAGCCGAAAGGATTAATCAGAAATTTTCTACATATATTGATGATAATTACATGGCTTGGCTTAATTCAGTCAATGATGAAATTATTAAAGTTGATGATGAAACATACATCTTGCTGGAGCGTTGCGACAAAATCCACAAATTAACTCTCGGCGGTTTCGACCCTGCCGTTGGTAATTTAATAGAATTGCTGGGTTTTGAAAATGGCAGCCCTCACCTACCCTCTCAACATCAAATTGACAGTGTTTTGAAGGAAGTTGGTTGGAAGCATGTCGAGCTATTGGATAGTAATGTAATCAAAAAGAAATCGCATATCAAGTTGAATTTTGGCGGTATTGCCAAAGGATACGCAGTTTACAGGCTATACCATATGATGGAAACACATGGTGTAAGCAACTTTTTGATTAACTTTGGCGGTGAAGTCATCGCCAAGGGAGATAACTGGACTGTAGGGATTCAACATCCGAGAATCCAAAATGAATTGCTTGGAGTGCTAAATCTGAACCAAATCGGTTCAGCAACTTCGGGCGATTACGAACGTTTTTTCAAAAAAGATAATAAACGATATAATCATATAATCAATCCGGTAAGCGGCTATCCCGCTGACGAATGTATGAGCGTCACAATTATCGCCAGTGATATGACTGACGCTGACGCGTTAGCTACCGGAGTTTTTGTCATGGGTGCGAAAAAAGGCATGGAAATAATTGAATCAATCCCCGAAATCGAGGGAATGATAATTGATTCTGCCGGTACTACATTCATGTCATCAGGATTTGATAAATATTTTAGGAGTAATTAA
- a CDS encoding TlpA family protein disulfide reductase translates to MSLIISSILKAELRFEPARPAFGENVTIHYQDKDSIFSGIDTVYAMIYGFASQSNNPQGFSVPLALQGDSYIGNITLSGNWVYVIAFVEFDENLYDKNRQNYWELYITNNEGNIQRDAHLFSALALMGASSPNLNPIVNLDSAHKRMEREVELYPDNFPAQVGLLSLRYDMKKITLQGFKDKATQMLDEKKIFVTENEVKAAHRLLNAINRNKDGDALINNFVQTNPLSKLAEEDAMSKLSLASDMQNFVDMAALFIDRFPNSNDVNNVYSAVVSSYTQTGKSEELFKFIEARRLLIPEVFSKLAWDIFSNDAILPAIKGEQRLDMIDSLLDLSVKIVVGQNGLNKPTYMTEREWERAKNQKLASIYEIKADVNSKLDPVSAEGYYERALDLFGNDATVNLYENAINLADKQADSVRVLSLVYRAFANSLSSDFLVTQFGRYYRADNREMVLDSLQNVGRLKRYDKYKIEMLAQARPSTLFLTAYDGRLINLDDLNGKIFILSFWSTWCGPCHATIPALEEINAFYSEDDGVEVALVSIWEKTKDKKEALNTYFKRDFPNVPLVWDELDVIPMSLGITGLPVTYIFDSNGVCRFTITGFSSAKAFIDEVVDKTNFLIHLEGQNGQK, encoded by the coding sequence ATGTCATTAATTATTAGCTCAATTTTGAAAGCTGAATTGAGATTTGAACCAGCAAGACCTGCTTTTGGAGAGAATGTTACTATTCATTATCAGGACAAAGATTCCATTTTTAGCGGAATTGATACAGTTTATGCAATGATTTATGGCTTTGCATCTCAATCTAATAACCCGCAAGGATTTTCAGTGCCATTAGCATTGCAAGGCGATTCATACATTGGCAATATTACATTGTCCGGAAATTGGGTATATGTAATTGCATTTGTCGAGTTTGATGAGAATTTATATGACAAAAACAGGCAAAATTATTGGGAACTTTATATTACCAATAACGAAGGAAATATCCAACGTGATGCACATTTATTTTCCGCTTTGGCGTTGATGGGTGCGTCTTCGCCCAATTTGAATCCTATCGTCAATCTTGATTCAGCTCACAAAAGAATGGAACGCGAAGTTGAGCTTTACCCTGATAATTTCCCTGCTCAAGTTGGTTTGCTATCATTGCGATATGATATGAAAAAAATTACATTGCAAGGATTTAAAGACAAAGCAACTCAAATGCTTGATGAGAAGAAAATCTTTGTTACCGAAAATGAAGTAAAAGCCGCTCACAGGCTTTTAAATGCAATTAATCGAAATAAAGACGGTGACGCATTAATTAACAATTTTGTTCAGACCAATCCTTTGAGCAAACTTGCTGAAGAAGATGCAATGTCGAAGCTGTCATTAGCTTCCGATATGCAAAATTTTGTTGACATGGCAGCCTTGTTTATAGACAGATTTCCAAATTCAAATGATGTTAATAATGTTTATTCAGCGGTTGTAAGTTCATATACTCAAACAGGTAAGAGCGAAGAATTATTCAAATTTATCGAAGCTCGCAGGTTGCTTATTCCTGAAGTTTTTTCAAAACTTGCTTGGGATATTTTCAGTAATGATGCTATTTTGCCTGCAATCAAAGGTGAACAGCGACTTGATATGATTGATTCCCTTCTTGATTTATCGGTTAAAATTGTTGTCGGTCAAAATGGCTTAAACAAGCCCACATATATGACAGAACGAGAATGGGAGCGGGCAAAAAATCAAAAACTTGCGAGTATTTATGAAATAAAAGCTGATGTTAATTCAAAATTAGACCCCGTTAGCGCTGAAGGATATTATGAACGAGCCTTGGATTTATTTGGTAATGATGCAACAGTAAATTTATACGAAAATGCTATCAATTTAGCTGATAAACAGGCTGATTCTGTTCGAGTACTTTCTCTTGTGTATCGAGCATTTGCCAATTCACTGTCATCTGATTTTTTGGTAACTCAGTTTGGACGCTATTATCGAGCAGATAATAGGGAGATGGTTTTAGATTCTTTGCAAAATGTTGGCAGGTTGAAACGCTATGATAAATATAAAATTGAAATGTTGGCACAAGCTCGCCCAAGTACTTTATTTTTAACTGCTTACGATGGAAGACTAATTAATCTTGATGATTTAAACGGGAAAATATTTATATTATCATTTTGGTCAACTTGGTGCGGACCTTGCCATGCAACAATTCCGGCACTCGAAGAAATCAACGCATTTTATTCTGAGGATGATGGTGTAGAAGTAGCTCTCGTGAGCATTTGGGAGAAGACTAAAGATAAAAAAGAAGCTTTAAATACATATTTTAAAAGAGATTTTCCGAACGTTCCGCTTGTTTGGGACGAACTCGATGTAATCCCAATGAGTTTAGGAATTACCGGGCTTCCGGTTACGTATATTTTCGATTCAAATGGAGTTTGCAGATTCACTATTACAGGATTTTCGAGTGCCAAAGCATTTATTGATGAAGTCGTGGACAAAACTAACTTTTTGATTCATTTAGAAGGACAAAATGGACAAAAATAG
- a CDS encoding DNA-3-methyladenine glycosylase I — protein sequence MDKNRCEWCVNSELEMHYHDTEWGVPLHDDRKLFEFMVLDAFQAGLSWKTILNKRENFRVAFDSFDPVVVSAYTQDKIESLMQDAGIIRNRSKIQTTVTNAKLFLEVQAKYGTFDAFIWQFTGGKTIQNSVENMSDVRATSPESDAMSKELKRLGFKFVGSTICYAFMQAAGMVNDHKITCFRYNELNP from the coding sequence ATGGACAAAAATAGATGCGAGTGGTGCGTCAACTCCGAACTCGAAATGCATTATCACGATACTGAATGGGGAGTACCACTACATGACGACAGGAAATTATTTGAATTTATGGTGCTGGATGCATTCCAAGCTGGACTTAGCTGGAAAACTATTTTGAACAAACGCGAAAATTTCCGAGTTGCATTCGATTCATTCGACCCGGTAGTAGTTTCAGCTTATACTCAAGATAAAATCGAATCGCTAATGCAGGATGCCGGAATAATTCGGAATAGGTCTAAAATACAAACCACAGTTACAAATGCAAAATTATTTCTGGAAGTTCAAGCGAAATATGGCACATTCGATGCTTTTATTTGGCAATTTACGGGTGGAAAAACGATTCAAAATTCTGTCGAAAATATGTCCGATGTCAGAGCTACAAGTCCGGAATCCGATGCAATGTCCAAAGAACTTAAACGCTTAGGATTCAAATTCGTCGGTAGTACGATATGTTATGCCTTCATGCAAGCCGCAGGAATGGTCAATGACCACAAGATAACTTGTTTCCGATACAATGAATTGAATCCTTAA
- a CDS encoding FMN-binding protein has translation MNTVVKMLLTLAIVGIISGASLSEISNWAQPKIAEHRKRATEKAIFFVQKDAKSYEKIEDAPFELYTVADEQGNMIGYALPYEGNGFQGKIRIMMGIDLEISKILAIEVLEQVETPGLGTIITEESFTKQFIDLNCNPAIESVKGVPPSKDNQIQSITGATISSVAVVKIMNEGLEALRNYNKTGAKS, from the coding sequence ATGAACACAGTAGTAAAAATGTTGCTCACTCTTGCTATAGTTGGAATTATTTCCGGTGCTTCATTATCGGAAATCAGCAACTGGGCTCAACCGAAAATAGCCGAACACAGAAAACGTGCCACTGAAAAAGCGATTTTCTTTGTCCAAAAAGATGCTAAATCTTATGAAAAAATTGAAGATGCACCTTTTGAATTATATACCGTTGCTGATGAGCAGGGCAATATGATTGGTTACGCACTTCCTTACGAGGGAAATGGTTTCCAAGGCAAAATAAGAATTATGATGGGGATTGACCTTGAAATTTCAAAAATTTTAGCTATCGAAGTTTTGGAGCAAGTCGAAACTCCCGGACTCGGAACTATAATTACTGAAGAATCATTCACTAAGCAATTTATAGATTTGAACTGTAATCCAGCCATCGAATCAGTCAAAGGCGTACCACCAAGCAAGGATAACCAAATCCAATCGATTACAGGTGCTACAATTTCATCGGTTGCAGTTGTCAAAATCATGAATGAAGGACTTGAAGCATTGCGTAACTACAATAAAACCGGAGCAAAATCATGA
- a CDS encoding RnfABCDGE type electron transport complex subunit B yields the protein MEPTLILAIATMGGLGLFFAAGLAIADKKLRVEDNPFVVKINEVLPGVNCGACGKAGCYDFAVNVAEGTASVTGCPVGGSDTAKEIAMIMGVEAADSEVKTIPRILCKGGNSEAVNKMVDYYGPLSCSAMEIVSGGEKQCLYGCLGAGDCVDACPFDALVMNDNGIPEVVPDLCTSCGICVKSCPRDIIEMHPIDQTVFVFCKNQDDPRTAKEVCNVACIACGICARKSDGGIEIVNNVGVINYSLLDDTKIPFEKCKTGAIQKIDLELDLGIKMKKN from the coding sequence ATGGAACCGACTTTAATATTAGCAATTGCAACTATGGGTGGTTTGGGATTATTCTTTGCGGCTGGCTTGGCTATTGCCGACAAAAAATTAAGAGTTGAAGACAATCCCTTTGTAGTTAAAATAAATGAAGTGTTGCCGGGAGTGAATTGCGGAGCTTGCGGCAAAGCAGGGTGTTATGATTTCGCAGTAAATGTTGCAGAAGGCACCGCTTCCGTTACGGGTTGTCCTGTTGGAGGCTCAGACACTGCCAAAGAAATTGCAATGATAATGGGTGTCGAAGCTGCAGATTCGGAAGTAAAAACAATCCCGAGAATCCTTTGCAAAGGTGGAAATAGCGAAGCTGTCAACAAAATGGTGGATTACTACGGTCCATTGAGTTGCTCGGCTATGGAAATAGTTTCAGGCGGCGAAAAGCAATGCCTTTACGGTTGCCTCGGAGCCGGAGATTGTGTTGATGCTTGCCCATTCGATGCGCTCGTAATGAACGACAACGGCATCCCCGAAGTCGTGCCGGATTTGTGTACAAGTTGCGGGATTTGCGTCAAATCGTGCCCAAGAGACATAATTGAAATGCACCCAATTGACCAAACAGTTTTCGTATTTTGCAAAAACCAAGATGACCCGCGCACAGCCAAAGAAGTTTGCAACGTCGCTTGTATAGCATGTGGAATTTGTGCTCGCAAATCTGACGGCGGAATCGAAATCGTGAACAACGTTGGGGTGATTAATTATTCATTGCTCGACGACACTAAAATTCCATTTGAAAAGTGTAAAACCGGTGCAATCCAAAAGATTGACCTTGAGTTAGACCTTGGAATCAAAATGAAGAAAAATTAG